The genomic segment caaatattctgataTAATTTTAATGACTGAACTTGAACTAAAATCTTAGATAAGGgctataaattttattttcatatagcTACTCATACACCATTCATTATATTTGCATCCAActttggttaaaaaaaagtaaaataaaatagacataCGTGCATTATGATATCTGAATAATATATCATCTATCTGAATATTGTAAGCATTCAGTGATCAGCAAAAAAGCATTTTATAAACCTTTCTAAAACGAGCAGAATATTCATATACCATTCCCCATTAAGTTTACTATTTTGATAACATACATCAATCTCAAattaaaacattgtaataaccggtcttatttttttcaatgaaaggAACATCCTCGGCGGATCATGTTTAAATGGGTAATGGTTGAAAGCAAAATTGATGGAATTTATTTATGCTAAGGTTCAATGTTTATTTCAACCATaacatttttctttgaaatggcTTCATTTTGCAATACTAGTGGTAAGTGCAGTAGAGGCTAAGGATGTGGCCAAGTACTCACTGTAGCGACGCGATAGACAAGAGAAAACAGCGCTAATTTACATGACTTGCGGACACCGTGGGGACCTTGAGTGCTTGGAATTGTTCGTGAAAATCTGACAGTTTGGTCAATAGTACTTCTCAAACAAGAGATAACACTACCAGTAACAGGAAACTGTAAAAAGCCCAATACATCACCCACCTACACCCTAAACGACCGCAACGTCCCTTCAGCATTTCGATGgtacttctttttttcccccttaaAAATGGGAAACCACAGGAATATTTTAATAACAGattaccaaacaaaaaaacaaaacaaagtaataaaataatgaaataaaagtgCAATCCATTTCCTCACAAACATAATAAAATGTAAAGAGCAAATCTGGAAGATATTGCCCACATTATCCACTCAGTACTTCTATGACGTATCTGAATGACacattttgatataattttgacTTTAGTAAGGTACAGTAAACATTAAACCACAGTACTCCAATCTTTTACGAACTATTTTGACAGTACATAATGATCTCCAAACTGTCATTACATACACTATACTCTTCTAGATCTGGATGCTTTCATCATAGAATGTGACCTTGGTTTAAGGACAATGAAAGCCTTGAAAAATCATGCAACTGGGTAAATGTAACCCAAATAGTGTCATAAGCTCAACAAAAGTTAAAATTTGGACGGAGGCGTTTAGAAAAAAGGGACAGGaatcttatattttttgttattgtaaGGCAACAAATTACTCTAAAATTTcaggtgaattttttttcaatgaaaatatgcCATTTCAATTGAAAGAGCATTGCCCAACACTGGATGTATACCCCTTTAATAGTTCATTCAAATTCTCAGCTTGCTACCATACTTCAATCTTGACTTGAAAAGCACTCTTCTCCGAGTATCCGTCACTTCAAATTGTAGAATACAGACTCTGATTTTAAGTACAGTAAATGCCCCCATCTCTTCTCTGTGGTTGTCCTTTCCTACCTGACTTCCAGCTCAATTATGCAAATATATGTATACTTTTACGCTTTCTTGGCGTGCTTTCCGTTCAATATCTGTGACACATCGATTCATTAGACTAAGAACTAGGCCCGGGTTGCATTAATGTTCCTGTCAATATTATGGTAAGTCAGTGATCCAATGGCAAATAATGTCACTGCCTGGTAATGTGTGCATATTCTGTTTCCTATACCGCAGgtaggtgtttcacaaagctgtttgtaagttacaagcgactttacgaacgactggtgatatTGTCTTGTGGTAATTATACAAATtagatttgatgatgatgatgatgcacagcattttgtATACCACCATATATCTGGGTCGCCaagaagggcgcgcacacagaactgtgacccgcaggtctctcctcccgataactggttggggaatgcaggtggaccactacaccggggtttccccctactcttattcgaatagtgcagtgggttcttaacatgCAAAGGTGGCgattctcctctacacggggcctccatttaacgtcctatccgagggacggtgtgttttccactgtaacatagcctgcatctatggaacaggggagagacgtttacacacagcGCACTGGCTTCAggcatccgcccggggtggactcgaacccacgaacTTTgattcgacgggcagacgctttaccgactgagccaacttcgctctctTCACGCACTGGCtccagtcatccgcccgggttggactcgaacccacaatctttggttcgacggcagatgctttaccgactgagccaacttcgctctctTTGCATTAGCATTGATTTAGTTCCTAcaaaagggtcaccagtcatcaTAAAGTCGTTTGTAAAGTCGCTCATATCTtccaaacagctttatgaaaaaccCAACAGGGATGGCATCTCAAAGCACTTTGTACCTCATGAAAGGGACTCGAGAAATGTCAACTTTCAATATCATTAATGGCAAATGCCATAGTAATTACAGAGCTCAAACAGCCTACAAGATATTAAGGATAGCATGATGTTAAAATTGACTGTCATAGCaaccaaaataatcattttcatgaaactggATCCGGTAGGATTACACCCATTACATCCATCAAGGGAGAGAATCATTGAAGAATAAAGATGATAAGGAGATTCCGGCTTCAaaggatgaaaatgaaaaagagataTCTATCTACTGCAGAGAGAGTATAACACAGAAACACTCTTACTGAAGGTTACAGTCGATTTCTATACTAGTCTTAGACTCTTGGATTTTCTGACTGAACAGTGAAAAGGGGATCTCAACTGTATGGTGAGGAAAAAAAGCAATTTTCATTGAGACTCCAAAAATGTAAGTGAATTTTCATATGATTCTAAACACCTCAGGGCTAATAAAATAGTATAAGCGAGTGtatagtataaaaaaaaacaggccaAATTGGTACTTTTTGCCCTAAGCTTTATTCACAGGCCCTGTAAGTTATGATAGCAAAGTAAACCAATACACAGTTACAATTGAGGaagcaaaatgaaatgattttacaACAATGCTCAACAAAAGACACAAGTTTCCTGTAGCCAAGACTACATTTATAAATAGATTCACACATTGGTAGATTATgatagagagaagaaaggaTAATGTTATCGTATATTATATCCACCTGTTCTATCCATGGTACCCAAAGTGCACTTCACCCTGGCCTTTCCCCCCACTAGGTTGCTTAGCAACGAACAACAATCCGAGGGTTTTACTACCAGATAAAAGTGATTATACCATGCTTTGGAACATGGCTTGGATGAATGTTACAACAATAGGGTGAAGGTGGTCAGgagcccgttgcagaaagagttgcaatcaatcgcaactctaaaaatcatgcgcaacttgattttcaaccaacagcgtgcatttgggacttgcgattgattttttggcttgcgtttaaacgcaactctttctgcaacgggccccagatcagtAAAACTTCACTTCACCATCAACTAAATAAATAGATGGGAGATGAATGAGCATAAATAACACTGAAACAATaataaccaaaaaaaatctaatttagaAATCTGATGCAGAATTTCaacaagttatgacattttcgtTTTTTCATAATTGGTAACACCAACAAAATGTATTTGCTAAATCAGATGTTTTTACACCAACAAAATGTATTTGCTGAATCAGATGTTTTACATTTATGGAATGGTCCCATGAAATTCTTGAATTTTCTCCTAGCAGTTTGGTAGGCGATTGCCATGGAAGTGAGATATCCACATGACTGGGAATTAGAATATGTATTGTCTCACCAAGATGTTGTAGCCAGAATAAGCCTACGTACACGTGGAAAGACGTTTTCTTATATTATAATCCAATTTCTTTACATCAAGAATTGATGAACGCTGATATCTTGACATAAACGATTTCTTCTTGAAACTTTCTGTGTAGTTAGTGCAAGAAATTTCCCGATATCAAGAATGAGATGCTTGATACCAATGAATAGGattaaatgagaaaataatGCACATCAGAACATGCTTGCTCACAAATCCAGGTATGATTGCCCTTTAGTTTCAATCATTGGCATTTTACTACAAAAAGTAAAGATCAATAAACctgaatttcaaagaaacaTACGCCTATTGAAAAGAGATTTCTTATGAATTTAGGTAGTTTCCCAGTGTTCATGCATGTCTACCCAGAAAACACCATATATTTTGATTTCACTCCAAGTTCAACTAGTACTGGGTCTTTGTGCCATGATTACATCTTTAAAGTAATTTGAGAGCATTtccaattttcaaaagttgGGCATCTGAACCCCCTTGGAGGATGTATGAATGAGTTGTTTATGGTCCTTCTGTTATGATATGGAACTTTCTATGATATCTTAGCTATATTCACATGAATGCGTTTAGTATTCCACTGAGAATGAGGAGTGCCAAATAAGCTTAATGTCACAAGAGACGTTGACCTTTTACTCATCAATTCTAAAGTCTACCCCCTGGTCGTCAGCATCAAAAGAGGGGCGTCTCAGTAAATTTATCCCTGATCCGCGGGAGGCaagtgttttcttttcattctagGCTCTTTCAGACATTATCATTAGCACTACATGGATGAATGTCATTATGGTTAATCAGTGCGCATCGTTCTGGCCTGTGTGTTCGCCAACAACCCATTCCTATTCAAGGCACGACAATAGAACAAAGGGCTCCCCATTGAACATAATTCACAAAGGTTTTATCATATTTCTTACCCTTGCCAAGAGTAATTGAGGTTTTTTGCCTTTTCTTCTAAAtctaattatatgaaatactaTTAATTAAATCATGTGATCGATTGATATCACGATAGTGTTCGGAATATCAACACACTATTCCTCACGCACCTGGCAAATctcatacactgcaaaaacggtGTAAAAAACTAGACCACCATACAAAGGATTTTTACCAGTTTTAAATTCATGGTGTTTGTTTGACACCCATTGGTGTTATTATAACGTTCTGTTTGTTATTTAAACACTATTGAGTGTTAATTCCAAATTCCAAGGTGTACTTCTAACACCTGACCATGTGGCCTCTCATAGCACAAATTGGTCTCTTTCTTAACACCAGAAGTTTTACAGTGTATAGAAACCAGGAATAAGGAGAGAAATTCCCTAGCTCAAGTTATTTCTTTTATTGCAATGCATTATATGTTCCAAACCAAGTCCAGtctaagacaccgttctcattacactttctaaaactagtttactggaaaccggttcaggaaaccagtttggaagatcgctttgctagcattcccacttgatcacatgaaagtggttttcaaaatcacttcacgtaaaacGATCTTGTTGCTATAGGAATGCTCTCAGCAGGGCGACATGTTTTGCGCGAATTTCGAAACTGCAGCGTTGGTATTCTACACACAGAGTGTGGCCTGGggcgtgctcaaaatgtgcgaagatcgcttcccgaagaacggttgtgtcgtcacgctaaaaccagtttaaggcaaagcaatcttgaaaactacatcgtgaggtggttttctgaaccggtttggaagatcgcttccaagatcgcttcgaccgttctcattacacgttaaactagtttccagtaaactagttttaggaaggtagtgagaacagtgTCAAATAGTCCACTCTGATGTTCAAACTTCcaacaaaaaatctgaaatttatGAGCTCTTAACAAACAAATTTGTAAAGGGAAAACAATGACAAACATTGAGGCGATCTAACGCTCTCCGGAAGCCACGGAGGGCACTGGCTACCTTTCAGAGGCATTACAAACAAATTAcgtctggggcccgtaacacaaagcttagcaatgatcatagaacatttttctacgattgattccattgactacaatgtacaattatgaaaataaagtgtacgattaatcgcaAACCTTTTTATTTCAGGACCCTGATCAATGAAAGAACACCATGATGGCTTCAAGAATTGGACCTgacttttttttgtacatactGTACACCAACAGTCTTAGTAAAGagcaaaattatatttcaaatggtTGATTGGATATGTATGACAGTTTCTACTCATGATAAGGCCCAAAAGGCAGACAGTATGCCAACAAGTGATAGGAACAATCCCCCATGAAAAAGGAAACTGTAAGGAAAACCCGAAACAATTTGCATAATCTCCATTCCTAACTCATGAAAAGCTATAGTCGCTTccaaaaagataacaaaaactgGATGTAACAAATGTAGGACTCGTTCCAAGAAAGCATGATCAGGAAAGGCTCCAATTAACGACGTTTAGATGAATTGGACTGAGCAGTCTCTGAGACAATGAGACGAGAACAAATCCCGATCGTAGGATGAATAATTGATCGCTGACATTTTACTTTCAATTCCACTGGTAGATGTATTCACGCTGATACCCCAAACAGCTAGCATTGCCATTTTAAGGTCTCTCATCTCTCATCAACACCACGAACAATGACGAATCTGTGATCAACCTCCTAGCACTCATCAGCAGGCCTGGCTTCAATCTTTAGCATTCGTTAGCAATCAAAAGAGTGCAATTGATGTGACATTCTTGGAAAGCCTTTCATTTCTGCAATATTTCATTCCAGGGTGATTATATAATTTTCGATATGAAACCCCACTTGCAGGAAAATAGTGTGGCTGAAATGATAGGGTGATCTCGCTTGACAAATGTCGGTGGAATAATATTAGGGATGTTGTGGCCAAAAATATGTGATATGAAGCAGctacctgggggccgtttcataaagctgttcgtaagttaagagcgactttaagaacgactggtgatcccttcttacgcgctaaaccatcgccaatgaatataccatttatcacaagaagggatcaccagtcgttcttaaagtcactcttaacttacgaacagctttatgaaacacccaccaggtgtgGTAGTGTGAGGTTATGGGGATGATACGTGTTTATGAGGATTCGTGGCATGAGTGTGGATGATAATGATTTGGAGGAAATAGTATGTGTGACATGATGTGGGTGACAATGTGTGTGTGTCACTGTCACCAAATAAAAATTGGGTGACAGTTTAGCTGGCATACTGGGGACACCATTGTGTAGTGTACGATTCGAATAACAGATGgtctgtgtgtatgtgtgtgtatgtattaCATGCTGCATGACAAGGGTGACATTGCGGGGGAGACCATCTGTAATCGCCTTATAACCGGGACGAGAGTGTGACACTCAACTATCCCACCAGTGACGTTTCCGGAAAAAACAGGGACGGCTCCCATATTCTTCAGCCTTGATGCAAATAAAACACAGATAGTGCTAAAGTAATAGAAAATGGCCAAAATGTGTGTGAATCACTTAATATGTCCCCGGTTACCGCAACTTTGTCACTCACATTCACAAATGTCCCCAACTGCATGCTGAACACAAGAGTGTGTGTCCCAGATTGCATATTATAGACCGAGTGTATCTGTGTTTTATTGTCCTTGTTTGGTAGCAACTAAAAGTGAGTGTGTGggagtgtgagtgtgtgtgtatgcTTCCTATAGTCTACAGACTGACTCTAGGTGCATTCCCAGGGGATGCATAAGCGCAGGATAAAAATCGAGCCATTCTAATAACTCTCTTCTTCATCTACTCTGTGGTTACCAAGTCACTTGTGACAAAAATAATGCTGAAGATACTCATACAGATGATGGTTAAAATTAAGAGCAAAGGGGCGCAGATTCAACACTTGGGGGCCATTAGTGGTTGAAGCAATCAAATAACTATCGAGGACTTTGATTAAGAATCCCTGCCTGGTAATGGCAAACTCCTCTGTGGTTGTTCAAGCCACATTTTCAAACATTTGCCACAAAAAAACTTCTCTCAaatcgtcggcggtcatccgaaccgtcgtatcacacaAATGACGGTGcatgcaaacccatttcagagaaaatcgacttcaaagtttactgtaattttcacacttagttccccagccttacaacatattcattgctagaaaaatacatggttggaaagaccaagaaaagtgcttgacattggtatctttatttttacacaaaactaaGGATCCGAGAAAATAtggcaaaagagctacatgcttgtaatttcggtttgaaaggcttagattttccctgtacaaaaaaaGCCATCGAGAAAAagcgatacaacgttttgactgaccgcgatttcaatgtgCGCGATCATtcaaaacgttgtatcgcttttcacgtgcaaagtcaatgcagtgccaAGTGCTGATACTACCGTTTGGCTGACcacgcgcattgaaatcgcggtcagtcaaaacgtcgtatctcTCTGTTACAGtacgtttccaatgggatttgcgcaatttattaaaaatttgtatggcaccgccgtgaaaatcctctcatatctcagaaaataaaataaattgctgcctagaaatgaagttatgaatagagtaggacttgtactttcattttctgcaataatctcaaaattgaatgatacgacggttcggatgaccgccgacgaaatatcacatatatacatgtaaagtaaCCAAACAAAGCAAATAACTGGTACTCCAACATTTGCGCCTGTAGTGAATCTGCATAGCTAAGGGTGTCAAGGTAAAACCTGGGTCCCTGCCTTGGTCGAGTCTGACAAATACAGGTACATCTTATTGTATATGACCAATGTTCGAACATGTTTTAAACATGGGTGCCTATCAAGTCCATATGAAATCCCATATTAGTCTAACCTAAGGCTAAAAAATCAATTCATGAACAGGCTGCATGCATCAACCCTATAAACTACTTTTAGGAAGAAATGGAAAGGAACTTTGCTCCACtgcaaagaaaagaatgaagagGGGGTATACTTGCCAAATTAAATTTGAGTTAAGGCCTAAATGATATTACTTGCTTGCCCTaacagaggaaaaaaaaagctCAGTCTATAttctttaatttaaaaaaatggtatgATATGAAAGGGTATGAAAGAGCTGctagatcttttttttaaatagccaTTAAGGGTTGTTCAGGACACAAGTTTCCTCTGCATGTTCATAACATAGgtctatttgtaaaaaaatgttgaaaatgtatCAAAATCCGGGATGgtaagcaatttttttgttggtcataattgaataaaaaaattaaaaaaggttGGCAGGTCTTGCTAGGGTCAGTCGGGCTATGGCAAACAAAGTTGTTGCTTTTATTTTGCTTTACGTGGTGAAATTTTCCCAAACCAAAGATTTTGTAACATTATTTCCTAGTATTACAAGCTCGAGATTAATTAAATCTTAAGTCGGTCATGGCCACAATGACCATGTTTCTATAACACGACCAAATATCTTTCCTGAATTCCATATTGTCTTAATCCATGCATCATTAGACTTTAACAACACCTGGACTAGTACTGTGTTTGTTTGACCAAGAAAGAGTCGAGCGTCCTATGCACATATAAACCCTTTTGGCTCTTTAGGAAACAGGTTATATTGCTCAACTTTGTTAACAGGTCAAGCTTGCAACATTTGGCACTAGTATCCTTTTGTAATTTAATGACGTAATGACAGGCATTTGGATGGCTAAATACTTAATTTTCTAAAGGCAAATAAAGTAACTAGGATGATTTGGAGTTAAATCTAAACAAAATTGCCCCAAGTTCTTATTAAGCATTACATTGTGCAACTGAAAGCAATTCCTCAACGTTTGAGATCCTAAAAACATCAAACTGTTAtggtattttattacattttttgttatcttcAAATTCAGAATTTCAACCCttaaaatttgatgatttttagaGACAAAAATCTTGAAATCACTCAACTTCATTTGTGGAGTAGATTTGCTGATTGATAGCCCACTGCTCATGGTTGCCCAGATTGATAGCCCACTGATCATGGTTGACCAGATTGATAGCCCACTGTTCATGGTTGCCCAGATTGATAGCCCACTCATCATGGTTGCCCAGATTGATAGCCCACTCATCATGGTTGCCCAGATTGATAGCCCACTCATCATGGTTGCCCAGATTGATAGCCCACTCATCATGGTTGCCCAGATTGATATCCCACTGATCATGGTTGCCCAGATTGATAGCCCACTGATCATGGTTGACCAGATTGATAGCCCACTGATCATGGTTGCCCAGATTGATAGCCCACTCATCATGGTTGCCCAGATTGATATCCCACTGATCATGGTTGACCAGATCGATAGCCCACTGATCATGGTTGCCCAGATTGATAAGCCCACTCATCATGGTTGCCCAGATTGATAGCCCACTGATCATGGTTGCCCAGATTGATAGCCCACTGATCATGGTTGCCCAAATTGATAGCCCACTGATCATGGTTGACCAGATTGATATCCCACTGATCATGGTTGACCAGATTGATAGCCCACTGATCATGGTTGACCAGATTGATAGCCCACTGATCATGGTTGACCAGATTGATAGCCCACTGATCATGGTTGACCAGATCGATAGCCCACTGATCATGGTTGCCCAGATTGATAGCCCACTGATCATGGTTGACCAGATTGATAGCCCACTGATCATGGTTGACCAGATTGATAGCCCACTGATCATGGTTGACCAGATTGATAGCCCACTGATCATGGTTGCCCAGATCGATAGCCCACTGATCATGGTTGACCAGATTGATAGCCCACTGATCATGGTTGACCAGATCGATATCCCACTGATCATGGTTGCCCAGATCGATAGCCCACTGATCATGGTTGACCAGATTGATAGCCCACTGATCATGGTTGACCAGATCGATAGCCCACTGATCATGGTTGACCAGATTGATAGCCCACTGATCATGGTTGCCCAGATTGATAGCCCACTGATCATGGTTGACCAGATTGATATCCCACTGATCATGGTTGACCAGATTGATAGCCCACTGATCATGGTTGCCCAGATTGATAGCCCACTGATCATGGTTGCCCAAATTGATAGCCCACTGATCATGGTTGACCAGATTGATAGCCCACTGATCATGGTTGACCAGATTGATAGCCCACTGATCATGGTTGACCAGATTGATAGCCCACTGATCATGGTTGCCCAGATTGATAGCCCACTGATCATGGTTGCCCAGATTGATAGCCCACTGATCATGGTTGCCCAGATTGATAGCCCACTGATCATGGTTGACCAGATTGATAGCCCACTGATCATCGTTGCCCAGATTGATAGCCCACTGATCATGGTTGCCCAGATTGATAGCCCACTGATCATGGTTGCCCAAATTGATAGCCCACTGATCATGGTTGCCCAGATTGATAGCCCACTGATCATGGTTGACCAGATTGATAGCCCACTGATCATGGTTGCCCAGATTGATAGCCCACTGATCATGGTTGCCCAGATTGATAGCCCACTGATCATGGTTGCCCAAATTGATAGCCCACTGATCATGGTTGCCCTACGAAGACTATATAGAATACAGGTAGTATGCTAATTAGGAACACCAAAGTGTGTATACTCTGCACACTATAAAGGTC from the Lytechinus pictus isolate F3 Inbred chromosome 1, Lp3.0, whole genome shotgun sequence genome contains:
- the LOC135155472 gene encoding uncharacterized protein LOC135155472, encoding MVAQIDSPLIMVAQIDSPLIMVDQIDIPLIMVDQIDSPLIMVDQIDSPLIMVDQIDSPLIMVDQIDSPLIMVAQIDSPLIMVDQIDSPLIMVDQIDSPLIMVDQIDSPLIMVAQIDSPLIMVDQIDSPLIMVDQIDIPLIMVAQIDSPLIMVDQIDSPLIMVDQIDSPLIMVDQIDSPLIMVAQIDSPLIMVDQIDIPLIMVDQIDSPLIMVAQIDSPLIMVAQIDSPLIMVDQIDSPLIMVDQIDSPLIMVDQIDSPLIMVAQIDSPLIMVAQIDSPLIMVAQIDSPLIMVDQIDSPLIIVAQIDSPLIMVAQIDSPLIMVAQIDSPLIMVAQIDSPLIMVDQIDSPLIMVAQIDSPLIMVAQIDSPLIMVAQIDSPLIMVALRRLYRIQVVC